In the genome of Chryseobacterium sp. 52, the window GTTGAAGATGTAAATCCGGTTTGGAAGGAATCCTACAGGGTATTAAAAAAAGGAGGGCTTCTTCTGTCCAGCTTTTTCAATCCGGTTGTTTTTGTTGGTGACCGTAATCCAGAAGATCAAGAAGCAGGGATTATACGTCCGAGATATACACTTCCATATTCTGACCTGAAAGATCTGGATAAAAATCAGATCGAAAAAAAGATAGAGAATAAGGAAGCCTTTGTTTTTGGACATACGCTTTCCGATCTTATTGGAGGGCAGTTAAGAGCGGGATTCCTGATCAGTGATTTTACAGAGGAAATGCAGCCACATCCAAGATTTTTATTAGACAGCTATGTACCTGCTTTTATAGCAACACGAGCCATTAAACTATAATTGTTTCATGACAGTATATATTCGATAAGATAAAAGGTTTACTTATTCTTTGCAGATAATTTTTTAAAATTCTGCAGCGTTTCTATCACTTTCTCAGGTTTTTCATTGTCAAAAATATGCGAATTGTGCACTCTTTCAAATGTTTCAGCGGTTCCGGAAGCGATGGTATGAGGTAGATTTTCATTTTCCAGCATGGTTGCAAGACCTTTCATTTCATCAATCCTTCTCACAATATGCTGAGGATAAGTAGGTGTCGTCTTCATCAGATCCTGATACGTTCCGGGAAGAAATTCCTGCAGGCTTTCATTCAGTTCATCCAGAATTCCAAAGTGTGCTGCGGCAGTCATGGTTTCAAAAAATAAAGCATTCATTCCTTTATTTACCATAGAAAATAATAATTTGTAAGCAGAAGCTGCTTCTGTTTTTTCACCGGCATCTTTTATTTTAAAAACTGAAGCCAATATATTGGTAAACAGATGTCTTTTAGCACCGCTTACCACTAAAACAGCATTGTCGGGAATATCTTTGGAAGCTCCCATTACAGCTCCATTCACAAAAGGGATATCCATTGACGCGAACAACTCTTCAATAGATAAGGCGACAGCAGGAGTATTAGAGTTGAGGTCAATATAAAGAGGGCGGTTTGATGTGTTTTTTAAGCAGGAAATAACATTTTCCGCAACGCTGAGACTTCCTTCCGGACTGGTAAGCGAAAGTATGACTTCTGCCTGTTCAACAGTATTTTGAAGAGTCCCCGTATCTGTAATTCCTGAGTTTTGTATATTCTGTAATGTCCTTGATGATCTTCCTTCTCCTGAGGTGATCACTTTAAAATCATGATTTATAAGTGCTTTGGCGATCTGGGTTCCCATATCTCCGGGAAAAAGAACTGCAATGACGGTCTGGGTTTTCAATACGCTGGTTTTTGAGATTTGAATTGAATAATGAATTGTGACTACAAATCTCTTGAAATTTTATTAAAAAGCCGAAGCTATTATTTCGATAGTAATTATCGACAAATCCGATTAATAAAGAGAACTGTGCTGAAATTTGTTTAATTTTGATCATTACTGCAATACGTATTTATCATGGACAAATCATCGCTTAAGGCTTATTTTCATTCTTTGTTTGACATCGGTGACGGTGTTGTTGAAAAGATCACGGAGACATTCAGTCCTTTTGAGCTGAAAGCAAATGCATTTTTACTCAATAAAGATGAGGTCAGTACCAAAACCTTCTTTTTGGAAAAAGGCTATGTCCGTTCCTTTATTCTGAATGAGGATAATGAAGAAATCACAACCAATATCTATGCAGCGCCTTGCTTTGTCAATGATTTCCTGTCTTTTTTCAGGCAACAACCCGCAAAGGAAAATTATCAAACCATTACGGCCTGCTCTTTCTGGGAGACAGGGTTGGAAAACGTACAGCATAATTTTCATAACATTCCGGAGTTCAGGGAATTCAGCCGTCTTCTTTTTGTTCTCAATTATTACAGCATTCACGACCGGCTGATCGAGATGGCGAGTCAGAAAGCTTCCACACGATATTTTAATCTGATGAAAAAGCATCCCGATATTTTCCAGTATGTACCGCTGAAGGTAATTGCTTCTTATCTGGGGATGAAAGACAGTTCATTGAGCCGGATCAGAAAAGGAATCAATAAAATGTAATTTCTTGGCATTTGTCAAGTGGTATTTTAAAATTTCGAACCCATCTTTGTTAAAAATAAATTTATGAACAAGAAACATATTGTAGTTGTTGGATTGGGTGGAGTAGGTGGATATTTCGGTTTTAAAATCAATCAGGAAAATGAAGCTTCTCAAAAATATAAAATTACTTTCGTTGCAAGAGGGGAAACTTACCAAAAAGTGAAAGAAAACGGTCTGGTTCTTCTTTCGCCGGAACATCCTGTTGATCATACCCGTCCTGATGCTATAGAACAGCAGATAAGCGATATAAAAAATCCGGATCTGGTGTTGATTTGTGTTAAAGAATATGACCTCGAGAATATGTGCAGCCAGCTGAAAGAAGTGATCGGCGAAAACACCATTTTACTTCCCATGATGAACGGTGCAGATATCTATGAAAGAATAAAAAAAATTATTCCTGATCATGTTGTTCTGCCAACCTGCATCTATGTAGCTTCCCATATCAAGGAAAAAGGCATTGTGGAACATAAAGGAAAAGCAGGAAAGATGATTGTAGGAAGAGATCCCCTGCATTTTTCTGCTGATGTGGAATGGATTGTGGATTTGATCAGAGAAAGTAAAATTGACTTTGATTTTAAGGATAATTCACTGGTTGATATCTGGACCAAGTATATGTTCATTGCGAGCTTTGGATTGGTAACAGCGAAACATAACTCTTCTATGGGAACCGTCTGTACAGATGAACTTCAGAAACATGAGGCTTCGGAAATCATGAAAGAAATAAAAATGATTGCAGATAAAAAACAAATTATCCTGGATGAAGAGATCATTCAGAAAACCTTTGAAAAAGCATCTACTTTTCCTTTTGAAACCCCAACTTCTCTGCAGCTTGATGTCAATTCCGGAAAAGAGAACAACGAATTGGATCTTTTGGGAGGTGCCGTCCTGAATTTTGGAAAAGAATTAAACATCGACACTCCTTTTACTCAAAAAATAGTTGACGAAATAAAAGCTTTATAAGTCATTGGCAGATTGAGTCTAAAATAATTAATCAGTCTTTTTAAAGCGGGTTTTTACCCGCTTTTGTTAATTTCTCCCGGATAATAAGATAATTTCTTCTTTAATTATGCAGAAATTTCTGCCTGTCGAAAAGAATTTCATCAGTCTCCCGGTGATCAGGGTCATCCACACAACAGTCTACCGGGCAAACTGTTTTGCACTGAGGTTCTTCATGAAAACCTTTACACTCAGTACATTTTCCGGCGACAATATAGTAGACATCATCAGAATACGCCTGCTGGTAAGCGTCTGCCTCCGCTTCTGTACCATCAGGAAAAGCCACCTTTCCGGACAGTTTTGTTTTGTCCTTCCAGCGCCAGTCAATAGCACCTTCATAAATAGCAGAATTAGGACATTCTGGTTCACAGGCTCCACAGTTGATGCAGTCATCAGTTATTATAATAGCCATACATAGATTAGATTTTAAAGGGTTGTTTTAAAAAAGGGTTTCTTTTGACTTTTGATGGTCTAGGAAACCCCTGTCTAAACATAACTTAAATGAAAAAAACAGTGGCTGCAGGCATTGATCAGATCAGTGCCGGACAGTCATCTTTATATTTTTATGAATTAATTCGGTGCAATTTCTATGGAAAGCCCATCCATAGCAGCCGTAAGCTGAATCTGGCAGGCCAGTCTGCTGGAAGGAAAAGTGGTAAAGAGTTCGGATAAGAGTGCTTCTTCCATATCTCCTTTCTCAGGCAGCGCAGTTGTTTCATTCAGAATGTAGCAGTGGCAGGTAGCACACATTACCATTCCTCCGCACATTGCTTCCATAGGCAGTTCATACGCTTTGCAGATATCTTTAAGGCTAAGCCCCATTTCCAGGGGACAGATCAGTTCATGAATATGTCCGTCCTGATCTTTTACGGTAATTGTAATTTCATCCTTCATTGTTCTCAGCCAATCGTTAATCTATTAATTTATTGTACTTTTTTCTATCCTTTTTGTGGTTGCGATGCCAATCAGCTTATCAAATTTATCAGCGTATGGAGAAGATATCCTGGTGTTGTCTTCCTGATCAAATAATGCCGTTCTGATGACAGGAACACTGAAAGGAAGCGGCCACGCCCGCAGAGATTTAGCGATGATATCCATTGTATTGATGCCCTGCATGGCATGCAGTCCGTCTGCCCAGCATACAAGTCCCACTGTTTTATCGGTAAGATAAGGCTCATAGTGTCCGGCGGTAACTTCAAGCCAGTCCAGGCAGTTTTTCATCACTCCCGGAATGCTTCCGTGATAAAGCGGAGCAAGCCAGAAATGGAGATCGGCCCCTAAAAACAGCTGCGTCATACGCTCTACAGCCAGAGGTGTTTTAGTAAGTGTCACATCAAAAAGAGGAATTCCGGAATCTGCCAGCGTAAAGATTTCCGTCTGAAAACCTGATTTTTTCAACTTTTCTGCAAAGTATTCAGAAATCCTGCCTGAAGTAGATTCAGCTCTTCGTTCTAACGAGCCGTTAAATATAATTGCTTTCATTGTTTTCTAGCTTTTAAAAATTACTTTGGGCAAGCCTATTTCGCCGTACATCAGAGTTTTAACCAAAGGTTTCAATAATCCTGCTGCTAATAAATAGAGTGAAGGATCATGATCAGTACTTGCTCTGACAACAACTTTCTGATTTTTATAATTTTTGAGGTCTGCATACATGAGACGGCGTTTCCAGAGATCCAGCCGAATCGTTTCAGCATTGTTTAAATCTGCATACACCACATAGGGAGATAGTTTTTCCATTAACATCATAAATGCCCAGGGAGGAATAATAGCATCGGTGGAGCAGACAATTCCTACAGCTTTTTCATGATATACAGAAAAATCCACCGCAGCAATTGATTCTTTAAACTCCTTTTCCTTCACAATCATTCCCATAAAAAGGTGATCCCTGATATCCAGTTCCACAATATCTAAAGAAGGTTTATAATCTGAAAGATCAAGCGCTATAATCCCGGAAGCTTCTGCTTTATTAATAAAAATTTTCTGATCCATAATTGATTTTTAATCAATGTTTTTAGTTGACTATCTTATTTTGGAAAGGGCTTCTTCATATTTTCTTTCTACAACAGACCAATCCAAAACAGACCAGAATGAATCCAGATAATCAGCTCTTTTATTTTGATAAGCCAGATAATAAGCATGTTCCCACACATCAATCCCAAGAATCGGAAAACCTCTGTTGACAGACTGAATATCCATCATTGGATTATCCTGATTGGGCGTTGAAGTTATAGCCAGTGAACCACTGAATTTTACAAATAACCATACCCATCCGGATCCGAACTGTCCAAGACCTGCTTTTTTCATTTCCGCTTTAAGAGCATCAAGACTTCCAAAACTGGTGTTGATAGCATCCGCCAGTTTTCCTTCAGGGTTTAATTTTGGTTGTGGAGAAAGGATTTCCCAAAATAAAGAATGGTTGTAGTGTCCGCCACCATTATTTCTTACAGCAGGACTGTATTCACTTATTCTTTGCAATATCGAATCAAGATCAGTGGAAGATTCTTCAGAAGCTTTTAAAGCAGCATTCAGATTATCGACATAAGCCTGATGATGACGTTGGTGATGGATCGTCATGGTTTCTTTATCTATGAAAGGTTCCAATGCATCGTAAGCATAAGGAAGCTGAGGTAGGGTAAATGTGCTCATTACTTTTATTTTTTTGATTAATGTGTTTCAAAGGTAACAATATATTTTAATAAAACAACTTATTAGTTGTTTTATAGATTGTGATTGAATTTGTGTTAATCGGTTGATTTTTAGTTGATTAATTCTAATAAATAGAAATTATAGAAAATGACTATATTTGTTGTAGGAAAATAAAACAACTTAAATATTGTCAAATGAAGAAGCCGGCAGCAGACCGCATCCTGATGTTTTTAAAAATGAGAGGAGAAGCAACATCACTTTTGATCTCCGAGGAACTCTCTATAACAAAGGAAGGCGCGCGGAAACATTTACTCAATCTTGCTGAGGAAGGACTCATCAGATCTTTTGCAAAAAGTGAAGGAGTAGGGCGGCCGTCTACCTATTATACCCTTACAGAAAAAGGGACGTCCCAGTTTCCCGATTCCCATGCTGATGTAACGGTTCAGATTCTCCGGTCTGTAAAAAATCTGTTAGGAGAAAATGCGCTGGATTTACTGATCAATGACAGAGAAAAAAACACCTATGAGCGCTATGAAAAAGCTTTAGTAAAAGCAGAATCTTTAGAGCAGCGCTTAGATGTATTGGTAAAAGCCCGCAGTGAAGAAGGATATATGGCGGAATGGACAAAAGAAGGCAGCGATTACTTCCTTATAGAAAATCACTGCCCGATCTGTGCTGCAGCTGCAGAGTGTCAGGGATTCTGCCGTGCCGAATTATCCAATTTCCAGAACCTCATCGGTAAAAGTTATCAGGTAGAAAGAGTAAGCCATATTCTTTCAGGCGGACAGCGGTGTGTGTATAAGATTACACAATAGTTGTATTAATTCTTACTGAAAATTCAATAGGAGCTGAAAATTCAATAGGAGCGGGCTTTAGCCCGCTTACAAAATATAAAAAATCCCCCGGCTTTAGCCAAAACCTAAACTAAAAACTCAAGTTTTTTACAGGATCCAGCTCTCAATAAGATGAAGCCAAAATGCCTTATCTTCACGGATAATAAACACCGCAGAAGACCGTCTGTGGGTTACTTTAGATCCTGTCGTCTGAATCTCAATGTAGGAAGCCAGTCCATGATCGTCTGTGCTGTAAACTTCAATATTTTCAAGAGTTATTTTTCGCTCCGGAAACTGGCCATAGGCTCCTGGAAGCCATTCAGAAAATGCAGCTAAAGTGATGGTGTCATTGTTGCCATTAATCATTTTAAAATCGGGATTAAATCCGGATAAAAGCTTTTTGTAAAGGCTTTCCTGATCCTTTTCACCACGGAACCAGCTTTCAATATCTTTGTGAAATTCCTTGATTTCTTTAATAATTTTTTCGGTGTTATTCATACGTTTCAATATATAATGTTTGTTATTCATAAAAGTGAAATTTATTCTTGATAAGGTTTGCTATATTTCAATAACTTTTTGTTAATGAATATTCCTGTCATCTGAAATAGGGCCGTCATCAGAAGTGTTACAGCAAAGGCTTTCGGAAATCCCCAAAATTCTATAGTACTGAAAAACAAAGTGCCAAGCAGAGTACCTCCCGTAACACTGCCAATCTGTATGCTGATGCTGATCAAACCTGAAGCCTGTCCTGCCCTTTTTTTGCTGATAAAAGAGATAGATTCCCGCATCATTACAGGCATAATGATGCCATGACCCAGTCCTGCTAAAAACAGACTGATATTCGTTAAAAAAGAAGGCTTTTCATGAAAATAAAAAAAGATTGCAGTAAAAGAGAACCCTGCGATTAATAAGGCTAATCCTAAGTAGATCATGGTATGAGCCGAATGTTTTATTCTGGGAACGAGCAATGGCCCAAGGAAAAAGGCAATTCCGTAAGGAATAATAGCCAGACCCGTTTCGACAGGATTCTGGTGAAGAAACTGCTGCAAATAGTACGGGTAACAGATAAACAATCCTGATGTGAAATTATAAAAAAAGATAATGCAAAGGGAAAGAACAAATGGCTGATGCTGTAAAAGAGTGGGATCTATCAACACAGGTCTGTTTTTATACAGCGAATTGACTTCATATTTGTAGAATATAATCAGCAGTAAAATTCCACCTGTTAAAACGGCAAAGATCCACCATGCCCAATGGTATTTTCGCCCGAAAATAACAGGACATATAAGCATTAATAAAGAAATGATCAGAAGGAATGCCCCTACAAAATCTATTTTCTGACTTTTCTCTTCAGACTTATTATCCATTGTAAAATGAATACCAAGAATACAGATCAGGGTAACAGGAACATTGACAAGAAATACCATTTCCCATGAAAATTTCGTCCAGTGCAAATGTAAAAGAAAGCCACCCATCAACTGCCCGACAACAGAAGCAAGCCCAAATACAGAACTGAATATACTTACCGCTTTAGGCTGTTCTGTGCTGCTGAACAGAATTCTGATTGAGGCCAGAACCTGCGGAGCAAGTAAAGAAGCTCCAACTCCCTGAAATAAACGGGCAATAATAAGAAATGTAATATCAGGAGAAAAAGCACAGGCCAGAGATGAAAGCAGAAATAGGTACAATCCCAGGATAAATATTTTCTTCCTGCCATATACATCGCCCAAACGTCCTCCGCAAACCACCAGTGCAGCGTAGGTCAGTCCATAAACAGCAACAACCATCTGAAGCTGATGATCACTGGCACTGAATGCCTTTTTAATAGAAGGAAGCGCCATATTGACAATAAAATAATCCAGTGGTGAAAGAAAAGCTCCTGCAGTCAGATAACTTAGTGCCTTCCATCGTTTGGGATAGGTACTCATATTTTTTCTTGCAAAATTAGCCTCTTATTATACCTTTAAAATTGTATTTTTGGAGGAAAAATAAGTACAACATATGAAGAGCTTGCCCGTTGAACGCATTGATGTAAAAGAAATAAAGCTTTGTAACGAAGAAATCATCCTTAAAACAAAAACTTTTCTTTCACTGGTTTATGTATTTAATGGATGCGGTCAGCTCACTTATGATGAACGTACTGTTCCTTTTCAGGAAACGAAGCTTTTCATTATTCCCCAAAAACAATCCTATCATTTCAAAAGTGAAGATGCAGAACTGATTGTTATAGAATGTCCGATTGAATTTATTGATAAAATAAGACTGGAAGCTGACCGTATAGAAAGCTGTGAAAATCTTTATAAACTGCAATATATCAGTAATAATTATCACGCCAGGGCCGGGTGTGTGTTCAGGAGCAAAGAAGATGAACATTTTGCAGAAACCCTTATTGTACAGGTGGCAAGAGAGTTTAGAAACAAAGCCGATGATTATCTCATCATCCGGAACTGTATCTCTATTTTGCTGAATCTCATCGCCAGAAATATTATTGAAAGTGAAGCTTCTGATTTGCCACAGAACAGAAAAGCTTTCTCTGTTATGAAGATCATCACCTATATTCAGGAGCATATAAAAGATAAACAAAAAACCAGAATTCAGGTAATTGCGGAGCATTTCGGGATCTCCAAAAATTATTTCGGGGAATATTTCAAACAGCAAACAGGCATTTCTTATCAGGACTATCTTTTGGATTACCGGCTGAAATTAGTAGAAACCTATCTGAAATACAGCAGTGTCCGGCTAAGTGAAATTGCCTATGAACTTCAGTTCAGTGATGAAAGCCACCTGTCTAAAATTTTCAAGAAACACAGAAACATGACCCCGAAAGAATATAGAAATAACGCTTTAAATCAGCCTGATAAATAAAAAACGTAAAATTAAGTTTTTGATAATATTTTTCTGGATTAAAATTATTTTCAAATAAATATAAAGTCAACTATATAGTTGACTTTATATTTATATATTTGTAATCAAATTACTATGACATGAATCACGATTTCATTAAAGAATTAGGATATAAAGCACTGGACAGCAGATTAAAGAGAATAAGTGACCGGATGTCCCATGATGTAAGAAAATTCTACAAAGAATTGAATATAGATGTAGAACCCAACTGGTATCTTGTTTTTATGCTGCTTCAGAAAAACAAAGAAATGTCTATTATAGATATTGCAGAGCCTTTAGGATATTCTCATCCTTCGGTTGTGGCCATTGTAAAAAAGATGGCAGATAAAGACTATCTGCATATTCAGAAAAATAACACAGACAAACGGAAGCAAATGGTTTCTCTGACAAAAAAAGCGGAGAATATGCTTCCTCAGCTCGAACAGATCTGGGACAGCTGCGAAAAAGCAATTTTGCAGGTACTTTCCGATGATCTGGGAATTCTTACTTACCTGGATCATATAGATTCCCGCTTGAAAAATGAATCTTTCCATGACAGATTTAAAAACGAATACTTAAAAAAAGATATGATATGAAAGCACTTATTTTGATCGCCACTTTTCTTTTTTCCGGCCTGATGGTTTCCGCTACAGAGACCCAGATTATGATCAGAGCAAAAGCAAGAGATGCAAAATTTATAGGAAGCTCGTTAGGAGGTGCCCATATCATTATACGGAACAAAGTGAATGGCCAGATCTTATCAGAAGGGAATACAACCGGAAGCACAGGAAATACAGATCTGATTATGAAGACGACCAAAACAAGGGAAACTTCCATCACAGATTCCCAGACTGCCGGTTTCCTGGCATCAATAGATATCAGTGAACCTACATTTGTCAGTATTGAGGTGGTGTCGCCATTCAATAATAAACAGGCTCAGGTTGCCGTAAGCACGGAATTCTGGCTGATTCCCGGGAAGCATATTTTAGGAGACGGAATTATTCTGGAAATTCCCGGATTTATTATTGATATTCTGAAACCAAGAACCCATCAGTATATTGCTCTGAATACAATCAAAGGAGAACCCTTTCTGTTTCAGGCCAATATCGTCATGATGTGCGGATGTGTTATTGACAAAGGCGGTGTATGGAACTCCGACGAGATTGAAGTAAAAGGCATTCTTAAAAAAGATGGAAAATACCTCAAAGATGTTAATTTATCACTGATCTCAACGAATCTGTTTGAAGGAAATGACCTGTTAAATAACCCCGGAAACTATGAACTGACTGTATACGCCTATCACGAAAAATCCGGTAATACAGGAGTAGATAAAGTGAACTATGTCATCTACGAATAGTCTTTAATAATTTGTAAGTATTTCCATCAACATCAGGATAGATACCAGTTTTTTAGAAGACTGGTATTCCGGGTTCAGCTGTTCCCGTATTTCTCCCAAAGCTTTGCTAAGCTTATTACTTACGGTTTTATTGCTGATTCCCAAAGCCTCTGCCGTTTCATCCACAGACATATTTCTCCTGATCCTCATATCATAGACGCTTTGCTCTGTAGAAGGGAGCTGTGAAACCACTTCATCAATCATCGATAATAAAGAAGAGATCTCATTATCCTCAAGAATCTCAAAATATTCAGTATCTGATATATCTATTTCGTGACCGGGATCAAATTCATCAATACTTATCGTAGACGGGATCTTTCTGGAACTGTTATAATGATCAAGGATACGGTAATGAAGGTGCCGCAGCAGATACCCTTTCGCACTTTCAGACTCATCAGTCTGTATGGAAGCTGTATCCTCAAGTATTTTTATCCAGAGATTCTGAAGCAGCTCTTCAGACATCTCTTTGTCTCTTGTCCTCATGAAAACAAAACGGTAAAGACTGTCCCAATACCGCTCATAAAGCAGCATGAATGCAGGACGGTCTCCTAATCTTATTCTTTCTAATATACTGTAGTCTGTAGGTTTCATATGCTCACTGCAAAATTACCTAAAGGAAAATTAACTTTTTGTAAACTTTGGGGACTCTAAGATTAATTATTTCTGAAAAATATCCCCGAAATGTGAATCAAATATTTAGAAAGTGGATAAACTGGTTAAAATTGTTAACAAGTTGGCTTTAATGTGAATATAATATTAAGAACCACGTGGGGAAATTTTTCATTTTCACAGTCTTATAGATAGAAGTATCTGTGAATACAATGAAATATTTTATGAAAAGCCAAAAAAATAAAAATACCCGAGCTTTTGTTTTTAAACTCTGGAAGAGGGAAGTTTCCGAGGAAAAGATCTCAGAAAAAGAAAATGAAGTTTTAAGTCAATGGCAAACTTTGGCAGAAAAAGAACTGGACACAATCCATATGCAGGAATCTCAGGAAAGAGTCTTAGCTGCGTTGGAACTGTATTTTATCAAACCGGTAAAACAGACTCCGATCTATCAATTGAAAAAATATGCTTATACCGCTGCAGCTGCACTGATACTTATGTTATCAGTTGGAGGAATCCTTACCTATAATGCTTTCTATAAACCAGATACCTATACTGCTGATTCCGGAAACCGCAAAGTATATCTGGCGGATGGTTCCGTAGTCACATTATTAAAAGGCGCTGAACTTACAGTAGAAAAATCCTTTCCGGCTTCTACCAGAATAGTAGATCTGAAAGGAGATGCTGTGTTTTCTGTGGCAAAATCAAAAACCCATCCATTTATTGTCCGTGCGGATGGTTTCAGTACCAAAGTATTGGGAACCGTTTTTAAAATCTCACAGTCCGGTAAAGATAAGTCCGTACTTCTTTATGAAGGAAAAGTGGCTGTATCTTCAGTTGGAACAGCAGTTTCTTACCTTAAACCCAACCAGAAGTGGACGAATTTCGGGGTAACCCATACGGCAGCTGTAATCTCACTTACTATAGAAAAGAAATCAGGACTCCAAAAAGTAAAATTATTGTCATTAAGTTTTAATGATGTGTCATTCAAAGAAGTGGCAGATGTAATGCAGACTAACTATAAAATCAGGATTGTGTATCCAAAAGAAACTGCGGAGAAAAGAATCACAGCAGATTTTACAGGGGGTACAGCTAATGAAAATATGGAAGCACTGGCATTTATACTGGGACTGGAAGTTCATAAAGAAGACCATATCTACACCTTAAAAAAATAAAATCAGCCCTACAGAATTAACATTAAAAAATAAAACTTTTAATCAAAGAGAAATTGTACATATGAAAAGATTGAAATGCGGTCTTACCGTTGCAGCAGTATTTTTTACGGTCGCAGCCGAAGCACAGGAACTGGTCCAGAAAGTATCATTCACTGTCCCGGCAAGCAGACCTCTTATTGAGGTACTGGAAGATTTTGCCGGAAAAACGGGAATGAGGCTGGCCTATTCTAAAATGGATATCAAAGAATTAAATGTGAAAGGCGTAAAATGTGAAAATATTTCTGTAAACAACTGTCTTAAAGATATTACAAGCGGACTTCCGGTAGCGTTTCGTCTTCACGGAGATCTGATTTCAATAAAATATGAAGGAACAGGTATTTCTGTAACGGGTGACGGAAAGATCTCCGGAAAAATTGTAGATGAAATAGGAAATCCCGTTACCGGAGCAGAAGTGACGGTCGGCAGGAAAACAATAATGACCGATAATAACGGAGATTTTGTGGTAGATCTTCCTTCAGGAATATATACGCTTACAGTAAAAGCTTCAAAATACAGCCCGCTGCGGGTGGAAAAACTGTCTGTCAGTAATAATGAAACCAATATGGTCTCATTTGCCATGAAGCATGCATCAGATAAAATAACGGACATCAAAGAAGTTGTCATTACTGCAAACCGAAAGGCAGATACTCAGGCAGGGCTTCTGGCCCAACAGAAAAAAGCAGCTCAGATGAGCGACGGAATTTCTGCCGAACAGATTGCAAAAACTCCGGATAGTGATGTTGGGGGAACCCTGAAAAGAGTAACGGGAATTACGACTATCGATAACAAATATGTGGTGGTA includes:
- a CDS encoding superoxide dismutase, encoding MSTFTLPQLPYAYDALEPFIDKETMTIHHQRHHQAYVDNLNAALKASEESSTDLDSILQRISEYSPAVRNNGGGHYNHSLFWEILSPQPKLNPEGKLADAINTSFGSLDALKAEMKKAGLGQFGSGWVWLFVKFSGSLAITSTPNQDNPMMDIQSVNRGFPILGIDVWEHAYYLAYQNKRADYLDSFWSVLDWSVVERKYEEALSKIR
- a CDS encoding 4Fe-4S binding protein encodes the protein MAIIITDDCINCGACEPECPNSAIYEGAIDWRWKDKTKLSGKVAFPDGTEAEADAYQQAYSDDVYYIVAGKCTECKGFHEEPQCKTVCPVDCCVDDPDHRETDEILFDRQKFLHN
- a CDS encoding DUF2480 family protein — translated: MDQKIFINKAEASGIIALDLSDYKPSLDIVELDIRDHLFMGMIVKEKEFKESIAAVDFSVYHEKAVGIVCSTDAIIPPWAFMMLMEKLSPYVVYADLNNAETIRLDLWKRRLMYADLKNYKNQKVVVRASTDHDPSLYLLAAGLLKPLVKTLMYGEIGLPKVIFKS
- a CDS encoding ketopantoate reductase family protein, whose protein sequence is MNKKHIVVVGLGGVGGYFGFKINQENEASQKYKITFVARGETYQKVKENGLVLLSPEHPVDHTRPDAIEQQISDIKNPDLVLICVKEYDLENMCSQLKEVIGENTILLPMMNGADIYERIKKIIPDHVVLPTCIYVASHIKEKGIVEHKGKAGKMIVGRDPLHFSADVEWIVDLIRESKIDFDFKDNSLVDIWTKYMFIASFGLVTAKHNSSMGTVCTDELQKHEASEIMKEIKMIADKKQIILDEEIIQKTFEKASTFPFETPTSLQLDVNSGKENNELDLLGGAVLNFGKELNIDTPFTQKIVDEIKAL
- a CDS encoding 2Fe-2S iron-sulfur cluster-binding protein, yielding MKDEITITVKDQDGHIHELICPLEMGLSLKDICKAYELPMEAMCGGMVMCATCHCYILNETTALPEKGDMEEALLSELFTTFPSSRLACQIQLTAAMDGLSIEIAPN
- a CDS encoding Crp/Fnr family transcriptional regulator; protein product: MDKSSLKAYFHSLFDIGDGVVEKITETFSPFELKANAFLLNKDEVSTKTFFLEKGYVRSFILNEDNEEITTNIYAAPCFVNDFLSFFRQQPAKENYQTITACSFWETGLENVQHNFHNIPEFREFSRLLFVLNYYSIHDRLIEMASQKASTRYFNLMKKHPDIFQYVPLKVIASYLGMKDSSLSRIRKGINKM
- a CDS encoding NADPH-dependent FMN reductase; translation: MKAIIFNGSLERRAESTSGRISEYFAEKLKKSGFQTEIFTLADSGIPLFDVTLTKTPLAVERMTQLFLGADLHFWLAPLYHGSIPGVMKNCLDWLEVTAGHYEPYLTDKTVGLVCWADGLHAMQGINTMDIIAKSLRAWPLPFSVPVIRTALFDQEDNTRISSPYADKFDKLIGIATTKRIEKSTIN
- a CDS encoding helix-turn-helix transcriptional regulator is translated as MKKPAADRILMFLKMRGEATSLLISEELSITKEGARKHLLNLAEEGLIRSFAKSEGVGRPSTYYTLTEKGTSQFPDSHADVTVQILRSVKNLLGENALDLLINDREKNTYERYEKALVKAESLEQRLDVLVKARSEEGYMAEWTKEGSDYFLIENHCPICAAAAECQGFCRAELSNFQNLIGKSYQVERVSHILSGGQRCVYKITQ
- a CDS encoding NAD(P)-dependent oxidoreductase — translated: MKTQTVIAVLFPGDMGTQIAKALINHDFKVITSGEGRSSRTLQNIQNSGITDTGTLQNTVEQAEVILSLTSPEGSLSVAENVISCLKNTSNRPLYIDLNSNTPAVALSIEELFASMDIPFVNGAVMGASKDIPDNAVLVVSGAKRHLFTNILASVFKIKDAGEKTEAASAYKLLFSMVNKGMNALFFETMTAAAHFGILDELNESLQEFLPGTYQDLMKTTPTYPQHIVRRIDEMKGLATMLENENLPHTIASGTAETFERVHNSHIFDNEKPEKVIETLQNFKKLSAKNK